AGTGTTGAGGTTATCggtattaaatttaacccCGAAAACGGTGTCAAAATAAGACCGGTAGAgatgttcaaattttttccagtgATAAGCGGAttagtatatctatatatttacagtaaacaaatatattaacAATGATAGTTTAATCCCAGATTAATTAAAACCGGTCCGAAATTAttagttataaattacaaaatcatGTGTAGAGAGGATCTATCTTAAATCAGTCACTTCTAATTGGGATTGTAGGTAATCAAACTCTGGATAAGCGGGATCTAGGTGAACGTAATATACGTAATAACAATTCTGTCCAATAAACTTCTGTCTAAATGACACCTACCCAATACCTCGgggtgtatgtatgtaggtccGCGCGCACGTGTAAGTGCGTCTATATAAATGTGTGAGAAAAGCCTCAAAATATACTACGATCATCAGAGAAACTATTACTCACTTTTCTTCGCCTATTATTCaacatttcttttattattttttttctatacttttttttcttcaatcactagatatttgaaaaaataaagtgaCTCGTTTCTTAGCGTATACTATAAAGTTTATTAGCCAACCATGAATAATAAATGCAAGCTCAGCTTCAATTTCTATAAACAAGTAGGAATTGCTTATtgcgatgaaaaaaaaataaagtgtaGTGATCAGAAACATTTCTAGTAATGCtagtgatatatatttatcattattacaaTCAAATGTGTAGTTAGGTAACCAATAGTAGATTGTTGTAGCAAAAGTagttcaatttcctataaaagAACTGTGAATTCAACAATACTATTTGGTTATGGCATCGATACTAGCTATTGCTGTATTAACGATTCATGTAGATAGCTATTATAGCGACCCAGATTGTGAATATAGCAAATTATCTCGGGTTGAAAAACTCGatctattttattgtaatgtaaaaatccgaattaattttaattgaataaaatttttttcatgacatCTGCTTTGAAACTTAAACTTTTAAGCCTTATTTAGCCAGTCGTAACTATAGCTAACTTCAGGCTACTACCAGAACAAACTGTGACCTATACTTGAATCGCGAACTCAATAAATTAGTGGGTTGAAAGCAGTTTTGATTTCAGCCCGctaaagttaaatttatatttatcgtaatcttatCGGCATGTCAATTGTTCGTTACAAATTTCAGACCTCAATTATATTCTGAATGCCAAAATAACAGACAGCTTTCATTCAAAAGTAAATCTAAAGTTAACTTGACTGTAACTCGTGATTTAAACAAACGCCAACAACATCCCACATCATTAACTTGTTCCAGCTGGCCTCAAACattgaaactttaagtttggAGTAGAtgttatgaaaaatttgatgagtGACACAGGATGAAACATAAATGCAGGCGCGGATGACGTCAGCCCTCACCTTCTATTCGGCTGGCAGACAACTTTATCCTGATCTGCATTCAtattgtttcatcccttgtcactcAATATACTCAATATATTCGTACGTACTTTGCCTGTAAAATTTATTCGGATTTCGTTTACTAGTTCATATTTACACTGGTTTTGAATTCTCGTTTATAGTCTTTCAATCTGTATTTAGTCGtctctacactgtaaaaaatcaccggggtaaatCCAagtggtgtaggtgttaaaattatcggtgttaaatttacccccgaaagcggtgtgaaaataacgccgccactggtgtaaatattctttaccggtgttacaatattttacttactcgatcactatacttgttaacaaatgatgttttttattaatttttataaagaactgacattttttgtgttttatgatctttaaagttaatactccaagcggacgcaatttactccgcttttacacctgttaccccgcttttacaccgttTACCTCGcttttactccgtttttacaccggtgaccccgctttaacaccggtatttttaacaccggtgtattacttctcctacaccggtgtaattttatttttacaccggacggagttaaaacgagtccatttttaacaccgctcgtTTTACAGTGTAGGACAAAGGTAGAAATTTTcgtataaaacaataataacaatcatcatttttcttatgatCACAATGGAATTTCTATAgtgaataaatatgaaaaattattcaagtacaaattttaaaaattttgttctctcgaatgattataattaaagtttttttaaattatgggtAAACTAGATCAATAAGTTTTAGAAAAGATCAATCAGActaaaaacagattaaattttcCAACCCAGTATGATTTCTGTAATCCAACAGTATTAATCTTATAGCAACATcagtagatttcatagaaatctagCTATTGTGTTTATCTTCATAGCACGACTTGCCTAAAATTTTGCCTTAATATATCTCAATTCATCGACTAAGTTCCAAAAATAGCAatagttcaaaagtttatgtaTGGAATGAAATTCGCTTTATCATATCTGAAGCTCCCgcagttcttatcggatcttgaTGAAACTTTGAACACTTATTATTTGGGTGATTACCTTAATCAAGTTCTAACATGAGCAAAATTATTAGATTAGTTCAGAAATCGGGgccatttaatattttcgaataaaataaaacgaaataCTTGCATAACTTCTTttcgaaataacttttaaatgaaGAAATTTAGCTCGTTTCTGTGAGAAAACATTCAAACTactaaaaataactataacttttcctttttatttttattttgtagttTTCATAAATTGACCAACTTACCGGACAATTTTTCGTgtcatagtaataaaattatcattatttctgttaaagtttttaattgatggtaattaaattttatatgtttattCCTGTACAATTACTTTAATCAacttaaaaacttttgaaagCAAAATCGGttgagtattttaaaaatagtggaatttataaatagtgacaatgttaaatttcaaatcaaagAAAGACgctaatttcattattttttttttttcaaagagaATGTGATGAaaaatctgataaaaaaatatcgtagGTTTTTGAAAACGTCATTTTGTCagaaaataaagatttaaagTCTACTAGTAGCATTGCATcgaagtatatttttatttcataatgacAAACAGTTTACATCGAAATAGTTCTGAGTATTGGTACATCTTTTATGTTATGATATGGTTATAACGCTACCTGTAGCTTTATAGGGTCTATAGATTAACTGATTAGGATTTTTACTCAACCAAtcattgtatttattatagatttcaTTACGTAAGTCTccaatatattcaattttaatatagGTCTCGAAACCAATAGTTGATTTTTGACGATGACTGAATGCTGGCAAAATTCCAACTAGTAAATCTTTACCGTCTTGTTTTGATTTACATAACACGAAATTTCTGAATCGGTTATAGTTAGTGTTCTCCAActgcaataataattattaagaaatataGTAGTTTATGCAACGCGTGGACTAAGGAATGAATAATTTGACAATCATATTATCGCGTAGTTATCGCGTAGTGGTCGCTATTAGCCGTAGGCTAGTAAGCGATAACCACTCGAGTCCTCATATTTCAATGTATCATAACCTTAAAGCGAATGGTGTGATCAGGATTGCCATGTTCGCTTCCTAGTCCACCTGTaggatacattattttttgcaAACCCTGCTATGACAGTTCAATTCTCGagaagacaaaaattataattttattttaaatcaattttttcaaggATGTTAAGTTGTCTATCGTATTCGATACATATCACATGGGCGACAAAAAGTAATGCGTTGTCGCAACGTGTGGTGGCGTTTCACTCGCTTCAAGTACAATCATGTCGTTCGTTACagagagaaaattaaataaactcacTGGTCGTGACATCTCATAACTACGTTAGTATAGTGAATTTAAAACTGTAGAGTTATAGGTTGTTTAGCGCACAAGtgcggttaaaaaaaatgtatagacAACGCTGAATACATTTGGCGCTTCTGACACGACTTACAGCGCTCGaaaattaaactttcaaaGCAAGTGTTgcaaaaaaactataatttcAAATCTGAAAAACACATTGATTTACCATCGGCCGATAATGGCACCAGAAAGAATTATTTGAGAACATACAGGGACTAACAAAGGCATCGTATTGTCCAAATCCAGGCACTATACAATTTGTGTAGTCCACGTCATTGGTATTGTTCGGTAGATTCATCGATTCAGATTTTTCTCCAAAgtcataaatataattgtataaatacTGCGTAATTTCCTTGAGCAGCAATGGATTATTATCAGAAAATACCGGCTGGTTGGTTGTTATCATCGCGATATTTCGTTTAGATTCATTATATTTACTCGTTAAATcttcattataaaatatattactctTATTTACAGTTGCCACATATAGATATTTGTACCAACTATAGccataatttatatgaatatcATAATAAGTATTATTGTTATCAGTAATCAGTGCGCTATATGAAATTCAATTTGTTTAGATAAAGTAAttggataaattattttaaataataatgtcaaCTTACTTATGTACACAATCAGCATCAGCAATGAAAGCTCGTGGTTTGATTGGCACAACATGACACGTAGTTCTGTTTTTAAAAGGAACGTAAATAGATATTTcccatttattataatatttttgtggTATTggatctttattttttaatattgatccACTGGATGATATTATTAAAAGTAATGTTATCAATCCACTTATCTTCATTGTTACTTTAAGTGTTGAGGTCCGTAAAAGTAGTGATGACTCCAAATAATCGAATGATTTTAGTTATAATTCAACTAGTAATTATATACTTGTTTTTTTGCGTCGTTAGTGCGAACAAaggaattttgtttttttaggcCACGACATACTTTAATGTGTTTTTTATCGTCATTTCTAAGAATTTCTGATATAACAAAAAGGTACTTAAGTGTGATgaattgaaattgaaaaataaataagtttatttatacTACGAAACAGATCACAGTTGTattggataaaaattattttctcgttattatttaatgtttgtttttaatttttgtccaaCATTTCGTCGGTTTCCTGACTTTATCAAGTAGTAGAAagacgaaataaaataaattaatgtacaTTTTAAACAAATCTAACTAacttaaatagtaaaaattaattgttagattatattatactaattcaaattacataaataattaataaatcatgaATTACCTCAATCACTAAACATTAATtgtcaaaagttataaataaataattaagacagtaatatgatttatatagtCTTTCCTCAGccacaaacaaaaaaaacaaaaaaaaataataatatttacacaaAATTTACTCACTTTAGGGATGAAACTTGGACTTTCGTCCGGGAATCATCGTGGCAGATGCGGGCAACTGCGGGCAGGTGCGGACACATAAACAGACATGGAACCTATGTCCGGTTATGTGTATGGGCATCTGGATGGGACTTACCGactccaccgtccatcttacggcttgaaataaatttaatatttacacaAAATTTACTCACTTTAGGGATGAAACTTGGACTTTGAAGGAACCTTACAATTGACTAGTTAAAAAACTTCAATTTTACAATTGAAAttctttgtaataaataataaattaatattaaaatctttTCTTCAAGATAATGTTAAACAGCTGACTTAGTTATCATATACACACATAGCAACTGCACTATCCTTGTGGCTCTACCTACCCTAGCAGACttgattaccgtaaatttacggtatttttaccgtaaatctaccgtagaatagataaattaccgtaaaaatTCGGgcggatttaccgtaatttacgatgGGTTTATCGTAAACtacggtatttttaccgtaaatttactgcagattacggtaaatctaccGTTAAAATTCGGAtggattaccgaattaccgtattttacggtgaattaccgtaaattacggtaaatcggtattttgcggtggattaccgtaatttacggtgggtttactgTAATCTACGATAAACCATGcgtaatttgggtccgttaggATATTAGTCAGATatgtaacaaaattaattcaaatgtaGAAGTAAATTATATACACAATTCAAGCGACTGAGACAGCCGTTCGGCACGCGTGTGGCTCGGGTGATCACCGAAATTAAGTAGCATCGAGCATGGTTATTAtttggctgggtgaccgtttagccacgcgtcgggttcgaacgaaggtctctggccgttaggcgcgggatgaagatccagtgatcggtaaaatgggaattttctcgatcactggagcttcacccaaaccgaaaactgtactggctaggttttctctgtgATTTTCCTACGCCACTACACCTCCATTGCACAAGGGAGGTATTAGGGCATcaccgtaatgatgcagtacaatacaagcacaagtcgggccaTAGCCGCACAATGAAGGCAGCAAAGAGAAGTAAAGCAGTTGCGATATAAAGGCAACAAGTGTAAAAGACCGTTACTACGGCTATATACTAgaaaacaattataattaaaaaaaaaaaaaaatactttcatgtattttttatcgtcATTTCTAAGAGATTGTGATATATAAaactgataataaaaaaattaacttttttttttcaattatttaattttatacatcATTCAATAAATCGACATAAATCCGCAAGTTAACTAAGTTTAcatgttaaattttatatggacAAAAAATTCCGAATTATTGAACAAGCAGACGTAGAGCACTTAAGTGCCATAATTTGAAACTGAAAAAcaaatatgtttatttatgctaggaaaaagcttttttttcaaattgagcTATCGAGCTCAGCTAAAGCTCAAAAGAAGcgtgtttttatttcgaacAAAAATATGTGTATAGCGATACtaaaatattagtatttttgttATAGACATGGTCAACTGTTTTAAAATTTGCGATTTTGgcggtaaaaatttattacttaaaaagttttgaatattttaaccTTTAAGCGGTAAGCCTAAAAATTTGCATGCTACGGGTAAGCCCGGTCTGACAGACCGCTATCAGAAGTACACCCGCTTTTTTACTTTCGAGAAGGGTAATTTATCTATTACACAAATAAAACTATCTTCATAAAAAAGAcatgatttaataattttataaatttaatttattttgaagctacacattgattaatatttaaacataacTATATTGAAAAgagttttattgattttaaatttgattaacgGTCTGCCAAACCGGGTTTACCATTTGAAGGCTAATTTAGAATTTGATACACAGTTTCTATGATTCTTTCCCTTCAAAAAACGGATTCGGACGATCTGATGCGATGAATAGTTTTCACTTCAAAGCTGTTTGTTTAAGCGGACGCTGCAAAAAAAATCGCtttttgtttacaaaaaatagtcacagaatttttttctcgttgttcatattttttcaaataactccACGAAATTTCAGaacgtttcaaattttttcacctcAGCATGTATATTCACCGTTTTTATTGATGTTCaaatgtaattgaaaaaaaaaatctacatgcatttttttttcttacattgcgcatatttttttatgaaagaaaacaatttacataataaataaatgtttgaataataaaatatttccaacTATCATTCAAACGCTTTAGAATATGATCTAAAtctagtaattattaaaattactcgtttaaattttaacaagtaaattacagataaaatgtgactgttaaaaaatttaaatacagaaaatttgaataattttttttattctataattATGCGCATTGTAATATGTAGAAGCAGGTATCTAATGGTGGTTagtttgaatttcaaattaaagtcTGCGGTAAATTTTCCATGAATGGTTTTGATGTGACctatctttctctctctctctatatataaaataaaatatctatatatttagttAGTGCACATTTCGAGCCTGAATTTCTGCcggctttgaaatttttaaataaactgacattaaatatttgttcaaATCTGCATACATGCGTCTGTTTATAATCACGATAATACTCGAAACACGCAATTAATCGACTTTATTTCTTTTGCATTGGCTTTTGATTATCCTCATGAAATAGCTCTACATGATCATTATTCAAAGCTTTGTTTAATTATGgtacataaattaataaatgataaatagcTTTGCACCTCAAGCGTGAAACGTTGAGTACTCTGTGTAAAATATTCTcgcttttaaattatttatggattttttgaTATCTCAGTCTGCTTGTAATCTCGTCccaaacaatttattttcattattattatttttcctacttatatttttttagcatatatatattaacgtAGAAACGTATTAAAGTCAAGGGAGTTAGTTTAAGATTAAAAAGCTTGAGGCTACTTAAAAttccttctttttttttatactcctATTTCGTCTCAATTttctactttattttaaaaatttatttttctttcttttttataaaagagagTTCACTTCTTTTACTGAAAGTCTGTCGTCGACAGACGACGAGAAAGCTTATCGTCGTCTCGAAATCCGTAGAAGTAGAGATAGTTGTTATATATCCTAAAGgtaaaaacttattattacTGTCTCTCGAGATAACTtagtttaattgaaattattaagagagataaacactttttttaaattatttttataccttataatttatcattatcattaatcACATAGGAAATATCGGATAAAATGAGATATcatttttgagacaaaaaagctactattttttgttcaaaaatgcTGACGATCtgtacacgaaaaaaaattaagataactGTTCTTGATACTATTATGAAATATCACCCTATACTGCGACGGTAATAATtactctctaaatctgaaacagtgACTACTCACTATTTCGCAGCTGTAAATATACCACTTGGTATAATACTTATAGCTGTGAAATAGTGAGTAGTcactgtttcagatttagagagtacacggaaagaaattttctttaaaaattaccgttaaattcactgtaatcgaGGGACATAATGCagcgcttttatttattaccatttttgaaataaaaactacgaaaaaatttatttattttgtggtagacttcataaaatttaccgaaaaccgaataaaatttacagtagactacggtaaaatttgttaaaaaaaagttaaaaattatctcacttACTGACAAATGATTAGGTCGTACCATTCGTTCCACGATTACCGTGAAtataacggtaatttttaaagaaaatttctttcagtGTAGATGAAATTATGGAATGTACACTCAGAATTTCtagaaattgtttttatgactatggaaaaaaattcctattaTTATGGCAAGGGTTTCGATTTCATATGGTTATTGAAGCATAGTGATAATTACCATACTCATGGGAATAATTTCCAAAGACAAATAGGAATAAATTCTATATCCACATTGTAATGGTTTCTACGTGCATATGGgaatatatttgttatatcaTCGGAAACATTgccataatattatgattatCGTTCCGATACTTATATGGTAAAAGTTACCATATATTGTGGTACTGATTCTCATGATGcatggtaaaaattattataatattatcggaataataattgtggtaatgattaccatatgATTTAGAAATTcgtaatattatggtaattatcACCATGATATTATGGTAAacattaccatatattatggtaccAATTTCATAATGTATGGTAGAAATTACTacaatattatggaaatgataaccataataatatgataataattaccatagcatttaaaaattcgtaatGTAATGGGAATAGTTACCATAATAgtatagtaaccattacctTGATggtatggtaatcattacaatACTACTATGGCAATCATTACAATACTACTATGGTATTTATTAcaatactattatgggaacagtCCTCATTATAGTATGGTAGCCATTACCATAATGGTACGGTAATCATTACTATACTGCTACGGTCATTATTACCATTAGATTATGATGGCCGTTGTCTTATTATGTGAGAATAGTTCTCAtaatgtcataaaaaaaaatcaccataacATCATAGGAATGATTactatacacggaaaaaaatttactgttgctgcaacaggaggcagccatgttgcagcaacagtaaatttttttccgtgtactattTCAAGAACAATCACCATAATTTCATAGGAACTATTTCAATGTCGTATGGGAATTAAACTCATATAAATAGAaatcctataataaaatttagatgaAATATATGTGAAGCCAAACTATTCGTAACGTGATTGGtcgaaaccaaaaaaatatatgcaaacGACACgaaaatatacattaaaataaatatatgaaaaacgaCACGCGCGCGCTTGCGCGCGAAATATGTACGCTAGTGATTGCCATAATTTGTATAGGTACCATTTCTATAAtcgatatttcataaaaaccTGTTATCATactacacggtaagaaatattttgcggatatcactatgccagtatgggcgtgaacgccatactgtatggtatcgaagatttttatgggttataaaattgtatgcatagatgattcgaCCGTCGCAATGTCAGTTTGGCCGTCAGGCCCGCACTGCGTTGCCGTATCCAAAATacttctggccgataaacctagtctaacgacatctatatagttttggtggtaatacgatagtatacattgattgacatgccagaaattatggcgggaaaaactagcagcattgtgccctcggcattgtagtatggatcgcagggccatgctgtttcgccgtgccgctatgcatacgtgtgagtAATACtatagctccagtactataaAGTAATGTAAATAGCGtcatacttctgggactcgttacaatactgtcttggaatatttcacatattattttagtgtctgtcttgagaccataccaacatggtgttgaacgccatgcatttcttaccgtgcaTATAATATGGGGGCCATTTTCATGAATTATTGTAAGCGTTACAGTAAATTTCTCTCTGTGTAGGAAAAATAGGACAAGTCGACCATCAgccaatttacaattttcatttaaaaaaaaaatttctttgtagataatttcaaattgttcACATGGTTTGGGCTGATTCCTACCCCATCTTTTTATATAGttatccgaaattttttgtaaaaaacaaaaaatatctcgTGTTAGAAGTAGTGTTTCATTCTACTTTAATCTTCTCTATATttgaattgttattaaattttattgagaagattattgaaatgaatataaatttaacggTTTGtttcattcaattaattttaattttttttttaatcgataaaaaaatgtagagGAAATAAAATCGctgttttcataaaatatatctGTACAAGCACATTCGGAtattggaaaaataataaaaatctctAGTACTATATTcaacatattatttttatacatatatattttataaaaggaTGATACGTGTATATAAgtattatataaaaagtttcatgtCTAGTATAGGAAAATCCTGGTTACATGTTAGTATATCCGgtcatttattttctgaaGGATTTTCTtctctttctgaatccttataagtataccactaagtttgtttgtttatatatatgtaaaaaagcATAAAGAAAcataaaatgtcattttaacaaatataagagcaaagaaaatttatcgaataaaatttttatagtaaaacaAGCGGAACGATCAGTTTTACGTAAAAAtattacagattttttttttgtgggaaaGTTAATTctccacaaattttttttacattcttTTGAAACTTCACTAAAGTTTTTGATCCAAGTATTGGAAATTATACTCAGCAAAAATTTACTCACTGTAAAATACTGAATACTTAtgtgaattatattttttttaaatttgaagtctggaataatattattaagaattgaaaagttgaaaaatttttattcgatatatatgaaaatatatgtatatttgatTATCAAACTCTTTTACGATAAAGTTTTGTtctcacatatatttttatattttttttctaacgaaAACTTTTCTAGTCCTCGTACTTTAcggctatatatatattataaaagagTACGTTACCCTCATTTTTTGTCTTTTACACAGTACTCAAAAGCCTTTTACTTTAAACTTTTATGACAAAACTTTCCCTATAcaacattataaatttttttttttttttttattttaagcatGCATCGACTTTAAGATTTGATATAAATCACATCTGTATGAAAGTCATTCTGATATGTACAATAACGCCATATGTCAAAAGTTATGGCTTGAAAactttttgaagaaaataaaaaatacacaatAGTAACCAAAAAAACTTGGGATTTTTGTAAGAAATCTTAAGTTAATCAGAATAGTAAGAGATTTTCATATGAAATATTTCGTGTGCTCACACCAATTCGGGACATGTCATCTTCttaaaaaatcgatagaaactatagaaaattacgaaattatcgaaaattgggataaaaaaaattttattttctacaaaataagAAATGTCACCTTTATTGAACTGAACAAATTACATAATATTTCTATCACGTATCAAATTTAATGTTTAGGAACAGTCctttctaaacatgaattagtggaaattttattaattacgttagtgaagcagtattcacttcataatcagtgtatttcaacaataaattagtga
This sequence is a window from Microplitis mediator isolate UGA2020A chromosome 3, iyMicMedi2.1, whole genome shotgun sequence. Protein-coding genes within it:
- the LOC130665440 gene encoding uncharacterized protein LOC130665440, with protein sequence MKISGLITLLLIISSSGSILKNKDPIPQKYYNKWEISIYVPFKNRTTCHVVPIKPRAFIADADCVHNALITDNNNTYYDIHINYGYSWYKYLYVATVNKSNIFYNEDLTSKYNESKRNIAMITTNQPVFSDNNPLLLKEITQYLYNYIYDFGEKSESMNLPNNTNDVDYTNCIVPGFGQYDAFVSPCMFSNNSFWCHYRPMLENTNYNRFRNFVLCKSKQDGKDLLVGILPAFSHRQKSTIGFETYIKIEYIGDLRNEIYNKYNDWLSKNPNQLIYRPYKATGSVITIS